One Capsicum annuum cultivar UCD-10X-F1 chromosome 2, UCD10Xv1.1, whole genome shotgun sequence genomic window carries:
- the LOC107858218 gene encoding cysteine proteinase inhibitor 4-like, with product MALQFNFLLFASLLFIASTCFHARSEQPIKPNDPKVVGIAKFAVQERNKEAKTNFKLVKVNAGGTDPIPDGVVYQLYISVTEASVSTTRLVIVLVHKDNTKELLAFE from the coding sequence atggccCTACAATTCAACTTTCTCCTCTTCGCAAGTCTCTTATTTATTGCTTCTACTTGTTTTCATGCTAGGTCTGAGCAACCCATAAAGCCAAATGATCCTAAAGTTGTAGGCATTGCAAAATTTGCAGTACAAGAACGCAATAAGGAGGCTAAAACCAACTTTAAACTTGTAAAAGTGAATGCAGGAGGAACTGATCCAATTCCTGATGGTGTTGTATATCAACTGTATATCAGTGTCACTGAAGCAAGTGTTTCAACAACTCGTCTTGTGATTGTTCTTGTGCATAAAGATAATACCAAAGAACTTCTTGCTTTTGAGTAA